Proteins encoded in a region of the Methylobacterium radiotolerans JCM 2831 genome:
- a CDS encoding flagellar basal body P-ring protein FlgI, giving the protein MRPRHAFSPLRSLLAALAGALLLAALSVPALALSRVKDLASIEGVRQNQLVGYGIVVGLNGTGDTLNNIPFTKQSLQAMLERLGVNTRGATMRTQNLAAVMVTASLPPFAAQGTRIDVTVSSLGDAKSLQGGTLLVTPLLGADGEVYALAQGSVAIAGFAAEGDAAKITRGVPTNGRISNGANIEREIAFKLNDARSLRLSLRNPDFTTSKRIAAAINDFMGADTAEPTDPATVTIQIPARYNGNMIRLITEVEQLKVEPDQTARVVVDERSGIIVMGRDVRVSTVAIAQGNLTVTITEQPQVSQPAPLSNGRTVVVPRTGVKVDTGDGNKLALVKEGVSLRELVDGLNALGVGPRDLISILQAIKAAGALQADIELM; this is encoded by the coding sequence ATGCGCCCGCGTCACGCGTTCAGTCCTCTCCGGTCTCTCCTGGCGGCCCTCGCGGGCGCCCTGCTGCTCGCCGCCCTGTCCGTGCCGGCGCTCGCCCTGTCGCGCGTCAAGGATCTCGCTTCCATCGAGGGTGTCCGCCAGAACCAGCTCGTCGGCTACGGCATCGTGGTCGGCCTCAACGGCACCGGCGACACGCTGAACAACATCCCGTTCACCAAGCAGTCCCTCCAGGCCATGCTGGAGCGCCTCGGCGTCAACACCCGCGGCGCCACGATGCGCACGCAGAACCTCGCGGCCGTGATGGTGACCGCGAGCCTGCCGCCCTTCGCCGCGCAGGGCACCCGGATCGACGTCACGGTCTCGTCGCTGGGCGACGCCAAGTCCCTCCAGGGCGGCACCCTGCTGGTGACGCCGCTGCTGGGCGCCGACGGCGAGGTCTACGCCCTGGCACAGGGTTCGGTGGCGATCGCCGGCTTCGCCGCCGAGGGCGACGCCGCCAAGATCACCCGGGGCGTGCCGACCAACGGCCGGATCTCCAACGGCGCCAACATCGAGCGCGAGATCGCCTTCAAGCTGAACGACGCGCGCTCGCTCCGGCTGTCGCTGCGCAACCCGGACTTCACCACCTCGAAGCGGATCGCCGCCGCGATCAACGACTTCATGGGCGCCGACACCGCCGAGCCCACCGACCCGGCCACCGTCACGATCCAGATCCCGGCCCGCTACAACGGCAACATGATCCGCCTCATCACCGAGGTTGAGCAGCTGAAGGTGGAGCCCGACCAGACCGCCCGGGTCGTGGTCGACGAGCGCTCCGGCATCATCGTCATGGGCCGGGACGTGCGCGTGTCGACGGTGGCGATCGCGCAGGGCAACCTCACCGTGACCATCACCGAGCAGCCGCAGGTCAGCCAGCCGGCGCCGCTCTCCAACGGGCGCACCGTCGTGGTTCCGCGCACCGGGGTGAAGGTCGATACCGGCGACGGCAACAAGCTCGCCCTGGTGAAGGAAGGCGTCAGCCTGCGCGAGTTGGTCGACGGCCTCAACGCGCTGGGCGTCGGCCCGCGGGACCTCATCTCGATCCTCCAGGCGATCAAGGCCGCGGGCGCGCTCCAGGCCGATATCGAGCTGATGTGA